The sequence below is a genomic window from Coffea arabica cultivar ET-39 chromosome 4c, Coffea Arabica ET-39 HiFi, whole genome shotgun sequence.
TAGCAAGAGGTATGCACAGATCAAAAGCATACATATATAACATAACTGTACCAAACAAGCCACACAGTAGCaatcaattagatacaaatatgaaaaattcatgaaaacagcggggtcatccaaaagtactatagacaaactaggtcacaagtacaagaataactaacgaaaagcttttcccccaTAGGGCTCCGTCCTTAATCtacgagaacaacaccatttatatcttaatcaaggttgatcatGCTTAACAACACCCGAACAGACTGCGCGAAGTTCAATCgaatcacatttctagttcgcccaagtcctttctaacctaggctcttatttcttttgtattcgggcgcaagaatcccatctacgatagttcacaactcgagccggccgatcccaagagtaaatcatccatattaaagattcccaCTCGACaaacatacctaacttcctcaagtcccatgataaagatctttacacttatgacgtgcacggttcatagcttatactcaaacgagcacttagacgcattcacgaaatcaggaccataataccactggcccaagctcactccgcgcagagaccatgcgaagcagctctaataccacctgtgacagccccgcctcaccctaaggcgaaccaaatggttcagcgtgtgacagccccaccttaccctaaggcgaaccaaagggttcagcggaccgcctgcccagctctcgccgagactcagtcgttcactacagtactcaaatagattacaatattaatctcaaatattacatcaaattctccaataattacatgtcataagcgaagcagaaacaatttccaactatacataaaatgatttccaaatccaaactgtacaagatatatgccatccagtcccGTGAATAattactacaagccttccttcgccacgagccctgtggaggggaacaAAATATTttcggggtgagctaaaagctcagcgagtaaccagtaaaatcagtaatcaaatcggtttcacaatagttcatttcaatgatgtcataaatcaaacgataagtcaagaaacaattacaacatttacaagaaaccatacatgaaaaggatacgttcgttcgttcattcgttctcctgtcattcccctttccttcattcatttgaaaatgcatttttcatttatcaataaaaccctcgttcgttcgttcgttcatttaacctttcctggacatttaccaggctccaccaacctccaccaacctacaagataatactcgagtataccaaacgttcacccaggtcaccatatcgcccgaccgagtccgcttctggctcgagtcaatcggtaacaaggggcagtggccagttcagccaaaaggcttacattcatgcacaagtaacatttcaatcgttccatctttgaaaatttcacatttatcgaggtcgagtgcgataaagtacacactcggctaaaaaactcgttttggaaatcagtgaaagcacttaacacgttatcaaatgataatacaagtcatgaactcaagaaaatatagcaaacaaggaacactcacatgcaagcacgcatgatatgcaatcgagtaaataatgcaagaaaacagttcaaaagtaactttggaaatagtttgaggtcactcacctccacggctcaggaaccaaccatcatatatcattgtcttactcaaatccaagtcttagatcacaaactcaatgcaatcaagtcctttcaaagtttggacagcacttccactaaatttgcttacttttccagccgtcaaggcttcattatttcctcagtcagtcccaaagtcacacaaataactTCATTTAATAACCGTTCAATaagctccctctagttgaaaatTCAGGAGACCtcgcattcagcaaatgcgagCTTGAGAGCTTgcatttgctgaatgcgaaGACCCCTGAACGgaatttcatacaaaaaaatgccccatttgtagaatttttttaaaaatcatcataattttagaaatttctcttgttttgcagggatggagaaGGGAAATGGAGGACCTATTGCTAATGGTAATGGTCATGCTAATGGCCACGTGGAGCCCCTTAGGTCTATTTACTATAGAGCACAGGGTGGAGGAGATCATATGCATTACTCGCCTTCTACTAGACTTCCTCGATGTATATGTAGGGCGATATACGCTTATCCAATGACCTCGTATTTGCTCTTGATGATGAGGGTGGCTAGTTGGTGAATACCAACAGATCTTTACTTCAGGAGGTTGAGGAGCTGAGCGCCATGTGGATGCTCAGGGTGCTAGGATTGTTGAACTCGAGGGGACGATGGTAGACGAGAGGGCTAGAGCTGAGCCCGCATGTGATGAGGTTCAGAGGGTTAGAGCTCGACTTACTAGGATAGTCCAGGAGGTCCGGAATCGGGTTTCTGGGATTCTAGCCTATACCTCTATGTTGATTGATGAGGTGATGGATACTGTGCGGAGTTCGGTTCAGGAGGGCACTgaggaggaccctgaggaggaggttccaCCTGATAGTCCTATTGAGGATTATACTAGGAGTGATAACTCTTTTGACTGGTATAGCTGAGATTAGCTGGGGTGATGCTAGttctgaggccattgtattttgcttaaCTGTATgacctacttttgaggcacctGAATTCTACTTTTGTCGTGCCTGGCTAATTGCATCACTTTGGcacttgtgtgctatatttttgtaaatgccctatgacttgctaattgtttGAATTTTAAAGTGTAAATGCAtgttaattattgttattttcgatGTTTTCAAGTTGGCTTGTGTATCAAGTATTTTCTCGCGTAATTAtattatttcttgcactaggcataaTTAGGATTATGGACGGCCGAAGGAGTGGTAGAGGTCGTGGGCGAGGGTCTAGGCAAAACCAACCTCAAGAGGATGAACAAGGATTGGCAACTAAAGTGGCCCAAGGACAAGAAAATGTAGAGgataaccaagtggctactgccattaataggatgactgatattctTGAATGGTTAGTTGAGAGACAAGGTCCAGGGCCACTTAACCAACCCGGGGCCTAGGATAGAGGGGAAGATAGAGTCTTGGAACGATTTGTGAAATTTAATCGGCCTAAATTTATTGGAGGACCTGACCCCGAGTTAGCGGAAAATTGGCTAGAAAGAATGACCAACATTTTTGCCACCCTAGATTATACAGAGGAGAGGCAAGTgacttttgctgtctttcagtttgagggtGCAGCACGTGTTTGGTGGAATGTGATAAggggaaaatgggaaagggcGCAAACCTCTTGGACCTGGGAAAACCTTTtaagagagtttaatgagaagtttctcCCGCCCTTGGTTCAAGAGAAACGGGAGGACGAATTCACAAAAGTGAAGCAGGGGGCATCTAGCGTGGCTGAGTATGAGGAgaaattcactaaactttctaggtatgccccagaattggtaGTCACTGAGAGGAGAAGGATAAGGCGATTTGTACAGGGACTTAACGTGGAAATTCAAAAGGGGTTAGCAGCAGaccaaatctctactttcacCGAAGCCCTAGAGAAGGCGTAGAGAGTCGAAAGTGTAAGGCTGCAAGTTAAGGATTTtcatgccaagaaaaggggcacgCCTAGTCATCCTCCTGGACAAGCAGATAAGGGTGCCCcaccttctaaaaaagaaagaggaacgAGAGGAGTAAAGACATCTAGTACACCAAAAAGGACTCAATCAAGAGGAGGCCACAATGGACGAGGGCAACTGAGGGAGACACCTCCAAGTGGTCAGGCTATAGTTCCTCAAGTTGTTTGTGGTTATTATCGTAAGCCTAACCATACAGAGAATGAGTGCTGGAAGAAATCGGAAAAGTGTTTGTATTGTCGCAGCACTGAACCTCAGATCACGAACTGTCCGAGTATACCGAAAGAAGGAGGTAGTGCCCAATGGCCAGACAAGTCGGTATCTAAACAATCTAGTGCTGGAGGCAGTCGACCTAAAGCGCCGACTAGGATTTATACATTAGGCTATCAACAGGTTTCCAATCCTGCTAAGGTCATTGAATGTATAATTTTTGCTTTTCATTGTTTATCTAAGGTTCTAAGTGACCCTGTACGACACCCTCTTTTACAAAGCCCTAAATTCATGAGATAGAATCAAAATTTGACTGCTAATTGGGTgaataaaaattgtgagatataTGTTAGAGAGTGCAAGTTATTGATTGATCTAATATGCATgactattaaggggtatgatattatcttaagtgtgaatttcgagaacgaaattttttttaaggaggggaggatgtgaggacccggaaaaaaaaattcttgttttTATCGTATATTActggtgtcgcgccccattttttgaataaatgaataaatggtttaaaaaatgtatttttgtgattgaatttgtgaattgtgatttaaaagaaagatgggtctaaatgggacttttgaaaatgcgacgatttgacccaagaaaaaatagttcaaaaagggttttttatatgaaaaatggagtcgccacttggtatagagttagggtgtaccaagtcacccaaaaagtgaatttttaaggaaaaaagtaagaaatccttttgaacgactcctagtcaacgcaaacaaagaaaaaggttcgggagtcacatttgacgaaggggaaggcaaggataaaaatccaaggcaccccttcgacctagccaaggctagttgcgtgatttaatcaaagattttcttgttttaaccaaagaatttattacatttggatgtactacatgaatgcaaaccctagacctaggggtattggggggaaatttcccttcaaaggttgagtggtgccaatcacattaattgtgaagcccaataacgatcctttgaagaagtcacgaataatgcgagtgcgatgcaaatgaatggaatgcatgtatgcaatgtgaggacatgagtttgaaaaaaaaaaaaaaagtaataaaaggcaataatatgtaagtgaaaatgtgcacgtgagtgggcaaggtgcggtgtgtgaaatgataatatgaagtacatgtgtgcaagtgatgataaaagtgttcgtgtgtaagtgaagggataaaaggtgtacgtgtgcaaatgaagggataaaaggtgtacgtgtgcaaatggagggataaaatgaaagtgtaatgatagagtggatttagaatgcatgagcctagggaatgcacgcatattgggtacggggagacctaaatcgtgactcaatttacccttttgtagagggaatacaagcgtgctaaggcttagaaaaagccacactcgtctatatcccatatttaaggggacactcaagcaaaatgaaccctatagctagtatgggatgcaaaacctaaaatgagaggaaaaggggttcgaggatcatgccaaatgataaaactaaggaaaatgcgtgatatgcggtgaacaagcaaatgatgtattaacgagggaaaaaccctaagggtctagcgttggactagcccattctatgaattccgactagcgttggactagtggaaacgataaaagaagccacaactagcgttggactagtgtggtgacgtacattcatccattccattcatccacacgatggaaagcaagtagatataccaaatactcataaacacgtagcacgtaacatttagcatgctcgactagatgcaaaatcctaataaagcatttaacatataacacataagcatgcaaccattacatttgctaactaaaacaaaagggaaagggaaaatggaccaaattacttgctacgccctatctattacaagccaagaggtgtacacataccccattaaaaagaataatttaataaaagcaagaatgaatgaagtaatggaactaaagaatggtaatgaaagccaattaggcatgcgattcacacttagcacattggatcacataggagagacaaaagggataaaagaaattatacctcccttgaaatgaagctctaatggagtgaaatcaacttatttaccctccaaaataataaaggagtcaaggtgccaatttatttgacaaataatcacaaaggataaaaataaacatgaatttgaatcaattaaatcatgtcaacaacccacatttaagaagtcaaaagaagaaaggacttgattgcaaaaattaataaagtcttggggtcaaaattaaagaaaaataaagttgaggggcctatttgcaattaaattaagtaCCGAATTGaaagaggttgaaaaaaaaTCTAGGGCCACAGcagttaaggagaaattcagggatTGATTTGCAAAaacattttctggtttcctaatGGATCAGGCCACTTGggcctttttcttcattggttTGGGCCTGAGACCCTCCTAGCCCAATCGAAACTTAAAGCACAGGAAATGGGCCAGTTGGCTAGTTTTGGCCCAAAACTAGCCAACCAAACAGGTGGACTTCTCCCTTTTAGCCCAGACCACAgcccaaaaaaataataaactaaaCCCAAATCAAAATAGATAAACTCCCTGTCAAAACCCAATCCGAAAGTGTTAGATATCAATCTTCTAAGccaaaaaaattcaacaaaataaactaaaacacTTCCTTAGGCCCAAACAAAAAATAACCTCTTAGCCCAAACACTTATTTCattaaacccaacaagataaacaaatcaacaaaattattaagccacaattgTGACCcacaatcaagaattaatctatccacaaAGTCACATAAAATACGCGAACATAGGATTAAACTTAGAAAGACAAAATTAGTTCGATTATTCCAAGTTTTGGGCCATAACAGAATAGGGGAAAACTTGAGGGGTTCAAATGCAATTTTTGACAAGCTTTTCATGCATGCTCTTCGGAAATTTCATACGAGACTTCAGGCAAACCATCGAAACTATCATTTCATACCACTTATCAACTGAACCATAAAAGATTAAAATGAGGACAAATGAAGAACAAATGGCAGACAAATGCAGcaacagaaaaacaaaaaccagCAACCAATCTCTTCGCAACATTTCTTCATTCAATTTAGATGCATTCAGGCCAAACAACCAAAGAAAGTCCTAATTGATTTGATAACTAGACACCAAGTGCAGGAACTTGGGACAAACGGGAGAAGATAGAACAAGACTGCTGAACACAACATGCAACAGAGCAACGTTAACATTCGTAACAACTTTGAACCCACAGatcttcaagaaaacaaatccAAATCATAATATGAACAAAAACCTGAACACCACAGACATGATTCGTGTCTTCTTAGTTTGAGGCTAATGACTCTTCTAAACATAGCTTTGACAACATATATGTTCATGGCATTCCAGTCAAGTAACGAGCTAAGCAAGAACATTAAGCATCGCAATTTCAACAACTCAAGAAAAGGTTATTTGTCCGTACTGCTGCAACAATTACAGTGGCCTTTCATGAAGTTTTTCTTATCAGATTCCCACATCATACAAATCGTTTTCCAAACTAATGAAAATCATCCTAACTACCAGCCCCGgaatcatcaaaaaaaaaacaaaacacagAAAATCAGCCCAAATCTCCGCAAGCATCATGTGTTTCCTGATTCTTGAATGACCCaacagaagaagaaaaagaaaaaattgcccCAAGCCAaaacacgaaaaaaaaaaataatgcctTGAGAGTTTGAatgaaactgaaattcaaaagaGAAGACAGCTTACTTTCATGAGAAACCCACAAGTATTTCCCCCTCCCAACCTTAATTCGAATTCATGCGATgggaaacaaaaggaacggaaaaaTTGCAAGGCAGCAATGCATCAAAAATTCTTAAACTTGGGGAAGGGAATTGGCCGACTTAGCCTCTATTTCTTCACACGAAAATGcaaacaaaattttccaacaagaaTTTCAGCCAAAACATTTCGTCGAACAGGTTGTGAGCAttaaaattttcatcaaattttgCTCAATTGAAGTCATA
It includes:
- the LOC140004779 gene encoding uncharacterized protein produces the protein MTNIFATLDYTEERQVTFAVFQFEGAARVWWNVIRGKWERAQTSWTWENLLREFNEKFLPPLVQEKREDEFTKVKQGASSVAEYEEKFTKLSRYAPELVVTERRRIRRFVQGLNVEIQKGLAADQISTFTEALEKA